A region from the Musa acuminata AAA Group cultivar baxijiao chromosome BXJ1-10, Cavendish_Baxijiao_AAA, whole genome shotgun sequence genome encodes:
- the LOC135594595 gene encoding probable protein phosphatase 2C 57, giving the protein MEGSLGDGGGGAVGKNGERSDGRPPNPFAGAYRQSYGVALGGSPGGATLIRHGSLTKTEVLDVPVEDEKSNEGFETEFLPIVRSGAWADIGIRPTMEDAYVCCDNFIQEYGLKNSGGPTAFYGVFDGHGGKHAADFACSNLPRFLLEDEDFPGEIERAVASAFLQTDTAFAEACSVNSSLASGTTALAALVVGRSLVVANAGDCRAVLCRRGKAIDMSHDHKPDRSEERERIEALGGFVCDDYLNGLLNVARAIGDWHVDGMKDRDGLGPLSAEPEVMTRRLTEEDEFLILGCDGFWDVFRSQNAVDLARRKLQEHNDPTTCCKELVDEALKRESSDNLAVVLVCFQTKPPPVMTAPRPRVRRSISGEGLRELQSFLDRLADGA; this is encoded by the exons ATGGAAGGGAGCCTCGGAGATGGAGGTGGTGGCGCTGTAGGAAAGAATGGGGAACGAAGCGACGGACGGCCGCCGAACCCTTTCGCTGGAGCGTATCGGCAGAGCTACGGAGTGGCCCTTGGCGGATCCCCTGGCGGGGCAACTCTCATTCGCCATGGCTCTCTT ACAAAGACAGAGGTACTGGATGTTCCTGTGGAGGatgagaaaagcaatgaaggttTTGAAACCGAGTTTCTCCCGATTGTGCGATCTGGAGCTTGGGCTGATATAGGAATCCGGCCGACAATGGAGGATGCCTATGTTTGCTGTGATAATTTCATACAAGAGTATGGGCTCAAGAATTCTGGAGGGCCTACTGCATTCTATggg GTTTTTGATGGGCATGGTGGAAAGCATGCTGCAGATTTTGCTTGCAGCAATTTGCCTAGATTTCTCTTAGAGGATGAGGATTTTCCAGGAGAGATTGAAAGAGCGGTTGCTTCTGCATTCTTGCAGACAGATACTGCTTTTGCAGAGGCCTGCTCTGTCAACTCTTCTCTTGCTTCTGGTACAACCGCACTGGCTGCACTAGTTGTTGGAAG GTCACTGGTGGTCGCTAATGCCGGAGATTGCCGTGCCGTTCTTTGCCGCCGTGGAAAGGCCATCGACATGTCGCACGACCACAAACCGGATCGCAGTGAAGAGAGGGAACGGATTGAAGCTTTGGGGGGATTCGTCTGTGATGACTATCTCAACGGTCTGCTTAACGTGGCCCGTGCCATCGGGGACTGGCACGTCGACGGGATGAAGGATCGGGACGGCTTGGGGCCTCTCAGCGCCGAACCTGAGGTGATGACAAGGAGGCTAACGGAGGAGGACGAGTTTCTGATCCTGGGATGTGATGGCTTCTGGGATGTCTTCCGTAGCCAGAACGCCGTGGACTTGGCGCGCCGAAAGCTCCAAGAGCACAACGATCCGACCACATGCTGTAAGGAGCTCGTCGACGAAGCGCTGAAGAGGGAGAGCAGCGACAATCTCGCTGTGGTTTTGGTGTGCTTCCAAACCAAGCCGCCGCCGGTCATGACTGCTCCGCGGCCTCGAGTTCGGAGGAGTATAtcaggagaggggcttagggagtTGCAGAGCTTTCTAGATAGACTGGCTGATGGAGCGTAG
- the LOC135594600 gene encoding glycine-rich RNA-binding protein RZ1B-like has product MADLKEVLRPFSCPSSPSPPQRSEGSTREGKEEVSASAGAAMTLDDEKSIYVGGLPYDCTQEDLRRAFDLYGAIVDVKIINDRQVGGKCYGFVTFRNPRSAVDAIMDMNGRKIGGRVVRVNEVHSRGGRPNFHRENFHRDSDRDDDWERGRERERDHMRDRFRYLDRNDERSRDHDRQREREIDIERGRNFDRARSHPLDQDRDREGDDHEHPGGHDRDWEGDRDMDWDHDRDVDKTKDHDGGKDMDKEQQLRQKNGADFNEHPSRDLSSNSSDDYYGQVKEKLELSIQRREDLQKELTIVGEKIDEKQHLISDLQMKYQKLEDALAAAKKLTYQRQSMLMKLHSCFARAQDYTERLKSSEHELQSLVDVAMSDVGMGEDAGGRDGSLYANGQV; this is encoded by the exons ATGGCCGATCTAAAAGAAGTTCTTCGGCCGTTCTCTTGCCCCAGCTCACCGTCTCCTCCTCAGAGAAGCGAGGGGAGCACGCGAGAGGGGAAAGAGGAGGTATCTGCTTCGGCGGGGGCAGCGATGACGTTGGACGACGAGAAGTCAATTTACGTTGGTGGGCTCCCCTACGATTGCACTCAGGAGGACCTCCGCCGTGCTTTCGACCTCTACGGCGCCATCGTCGACGTCAAG ATAATAAATGATCGACAAGTTGGAGGAAAATGCTATGGGTTTGTTACATTTAGAAACCCTAGGTCAGCTGTTGATGCTATTATGGACATGAATGGCAGG AAAATTGGAGGAAGAGTTGTAAGAGTAAATGAAGTTCATTCAAGGGGTGGAAGGCCAAACTTTCATCGTGAAAATTTCCATCGAGATTCTGATAGGGATGATGATTGGGAGAGGGGCAGGGAAAGAGAGAGGGATCATATGCGGGACAGATTTCGGTACCTAGATAGAAATGATGAGCGGTCCCGAGATCATGATAGACAAAGGGAAAGAGAAATAGATATTGAGCGTGGACGTAACTTTGATCGAGCAAGATCACACCCTTTGGATCAAGATCGAGATAGAGAAGGCGATGACCATGAGCATCCAGGAGGCCATGATCGAGATTGGGAAGGGGATCGTGACATGGACTGGGACCATGATAGAGATGTGGACAAAACTAAAGATCATGATGGAGGCAAAGACATGGATAAGGAGCAACAACTGAGACAAAAAAATGG TGCTGATTTCAATGAGCATCCAAGCAGAGATTTATCATCAAATTCTAGTGATGATTATTACGGCCAG GTGAAAGAGAAGCTGGAGTTATCCATTCAAAGACGGGAGGATCTTCAAAAGGAG CTTACTATTGTTGGGGAGAAGATCGATGAGAAACAGCATCTTATTTCAGATTTACAAATGAAATATCAG AAACTAGAGGATGCATTGGCGGCTGCGAAGAAGCTTACCTATCAAAGGCAGTCGATGCTGATGAAG CTGCATTCTTGCTTTGCTCGAGCTCAGGACTATACTGAAAGGCTCAAAAGCTCTGAGCACGAACTCCAG TCTCTCGTTGATGTGGCAATGTCCGATGTTGGTATGGGTGAGGATGCTGGTGGAAGAGATGGATCACTTTATGCCAATGGGCAGGTATGA
- the LOC135594597 gene encoding pentatricopeptide repeat-containing protein At1g08070, chloroplastic-like translates to MATPLPFTSTVPLQPPPPKDRPPHHLLERCTTMAELKRVHARMIRSGVAFAPLPASHLVSRCAAEDFGSLDYARLVFRQIPSPTAFTFNSIIRGYTNKNFPLEALRFYVELIEGGLVPDSFTFPSLFKSCGFLAEGKQLHCHVVKFGFSSDIYIQNTLMNMYAARGCLTSACQVFEKMGEKTVVSWATMVAAYTRSDHLSEALDLYRQMESKNVTPNEIALVNVLTACARARDLETGKRVHKYIEEHRIGFDLVLWAALLDVYCKCGCVSRARQLFGEMPERNLFCWNIMIKGHVEDSDYKEALRLFREMQFMGIKADKVTMASLVQACSQLGALELGKWFHVYIVREKVEVDVVLGTALVDMYARCGCIESAFKVFGDMPRRDVMTWTALIGGLAVCGHAERALQTFHEMQRIGVKPDAVTFVGVLTACSHAGLVDEGCSHFDSMASIYNIQPSVEHYGCMVDLLGRAGQIGRAEELIRSMPMAPDRFVLGGLLGACRIHGNLEVAERTAQKLMELDQRHGGTYVLLSNIYGSLQKWDEVGRIRELMSERDVKKPPGCSLIEMDGEVHEFVMGDESHPQSAEIYAMVEDMISRLKEAGYVPNKSEVLLDMDEEEKENALCRHSEKLAIAFGLMRTAPGTPIRIMKNLRVCGDCHAATKLTSKVYGREIIVRDRCRFHHFRDGCCSCKDFW, encoded by the coding sequence ATGGCTACTCCTCTCCCCTTCACTTCCACTGTCCCTCTTCAACCTCCACCGCCAAAGGACCGCCCACCCCACCATCTCCTAGAGAGATGCACCACCATGGCCGAGCTCAAGCGGGTGCACGCCCGAATGATCCGTTCCGGCGTCGCCTTCGCCCCCCTCCCCGCCAGCCATCTCGTCTCCCGTTGTGCCGCCGAAGACTTCGGTTCCCTCGACTATGCCCGCCTCGTGTTCCGACAGATCCCCAGTCCCACCGCCTTCACCTTCAATTCCATAATCCGTGGCTACACCAACAAGAACTTCCCATTGGAGGCCCTCCGCTTCTATGTCGAGCTGATCGAAGGCGGCCTGGTTCCTGATAGCTTCACGTTCCCCTCGCTCTTCAAGTCTTGTGGGTTTCTGGCCGAAGGGAAGCAGCTCCATTGCCATGTGGTCAAGTTTGGGTTCTCCTCGGACATTTATATCCAGAACACGTTGATGAACATGTACGCGGCTCGTGGCTGCTTGACCTCCGCCTGCCAGGTGTTTGAAAAAATGGGTGAGAAGACGGTTGTTTCTTGGGCCACCATGGTTGCTGCTTACACGAGGTCGGACCACTTGTCCGAGGCACTGGATCTTTATCGGCAGATGGAGTCGAAGAACGTAACACCGAATGAGATCGCGCTGGTGAATGTTCTCACGGCTTGTGCGAGAGCAAGAGATCTAGAGACCGGGAAACGGGTTCATAAGTACATCGAAGAGCATCGAATCGGGTTCGATTTGGTCCTCTGGGCGGCGCTTTTGGATGTTTACTGCAAATGTGGTTGCGTTTCGCGTGCTCGACAGCTTTTCGGTGAGATGCCGGAGAGGAACTTGTTTTGTTGGAACATCATGATCAAAGGGCATGTGGAGGATAGCGATTACAAAGAAGCATTGCGATTGTTCCGCGAGATGCAATTCATGGGCATCAAGGCAGATAAGGTGACCATGGCGAGCTTGGTTCAGGCATGCTCTCAGCTCGGTGCGCTCGAGCTCGGGAAATGGTTTCATGTGTACATAGTGCGGGAGAAAGTCGAGGTGGACGTTGTTCTGGGGACTGCTCTGGTGGACATGTACGCGAGGTGTGGGTGCATAGAAAGCGCATTCAAGGTCTTCGGTGATATGCCTCGCAGAGATGTCATGACATGGACAGCCCTCATCGGAGGACTTGCAGTGTGCGGGCACGCGGAGAGAGCGCTGCAGACCTTCCACGAGATGCAGAGGATCGGAGTGAAGCCCGACGCAGTCACCTTCGTCGGCGTGTTGACAGCTTGCAGCCACGCAGGCCTCGTAGACGAAGGCTGCTCCCATTTCGACTCGATGGCGAGCATCTACAACATCCAGCCCAGCGTCGAACACTACGGTTGCATGGTCGATCTGCTGGGTCGAGCCGGTCAGATAGGGAGGGCAGAAGAACTGATAAGAAGCATGCCCATGGCGCCGGATCGCTTTGTGCTCGGAGGCCTCTTGGGCGCTTGCAGAATCCATGGCAACCTTGAGGTGGCCGAGAGGACTGCGCAGAAGCTCATGGAGCTGGACCAGAGGCATGGAGGGACCTACGTGCTGTTATCCAACATCTATGGCTCGTTGCAGAAATGGGATGAGGTTGGCAGAATAAGAGAGCTCATGTCAGAGAGGGACGTGAAGAAGCCACCCGGATGCAGTCTGATAGAGATGGACGGGGAGGTTCATGAGTTCGTCATGGGGGACGAATCACACCCGCAGTCCGCTGAGATTTACGCCATGGTGGAGGACATGATTTCCAGGCTGAAGGAAGCGGGATACGTGCCCAACAAGTCCGAGGTGCTATTGGACATggacgaggaggagaaggagaacgcGTTGTGCCGGCACAGTGAGAAGCTGGCCATTGCCTTCGGGCTCATGAGGACGGCCCCGGGGACGCCGATCCGGATCATGAAGAACCTTCGTGTTTGCGGTGACTGCCATGCTGCAACCAAACTCACATCGAAGGTCTACGGTAGGGAGATCATCGTGCGCGACCGGTGCCGTTTCCATCACTTCAGAGATGGATGTTGTTCTTGCAAAGATTTCTGGTGA